A window from Symbiopectobacterium purcellii encodes these proteins:
- the mdtH gene encoding multidrug efflux MFS transporter MdtH, producing the protein MPLMSQARSLGKYFLLLDNMLVVLGFFVVFPLISIRFVDDLGWAALLVGIALGLRQFIQQGLGVFGGAIADKFGAKPMIITGMLLRAAGFVFMAIATEPWLLWLSCALSGLGGTLFDPPRTALVVKLVRPQERGRFYSLLMMQDSAGAVIGALIGSWLLQYDFTVVCWGGAVLFVLAAALNAWLLPAYRISTVRTPISEGLLRVIRDRRFLIYVLTLTGYYMLGVQVLLMLPIMVNQIAGTPSAVKWMYAIEATLSLSLLYPIARWSEKRFRLEQRLMAGLFIMTLSLFPIGMTTTLPTLLMLISLFYMGSIIAEPARETLSASLADARARGSYMGFSRLGLALGGALGYSGGGWLFDTGHRLHMPELPWFMLGIIGLLTLATLYWQFNLRKIAPAMLGEH; encoded by the coding sequence ATGCCTCTGATGTCACAAGCTCGGAGTCTCGGCAAATATTTCCTTTTATTAGATAATATGCTGGTGGTTCTGGGGTTTTTTGTAGTATTCCCGCTTATTTCCATACGCTTTGTTGACGACTTGGGTTGGGCGGCCTTGCTGGTGGGCATCGCTCTCGGATTACGTCAGTTTATTCAACAGGGATTAGGGGTTTTTGGCGGTGCCATTGCCGACAAGTTTGGTGCGAAACCGATGATCATCACCGGTATGTTGTTGCGTGCCGCCGGTTTTGTATTTATGGCTATCGCCACCGAACCTTGGCTGCTTTGGCTCTCCTGCGCGCTGTCTGGCCTTGGCGGCACACTGTTCGATCCTCCGCGCACCGCACTGGTGGTAAAGCTGGTTCGTCCACAGGAACGCGGGCGCTTTTACTCATTGCTGATGATGCAAGACAGTGCCGGGGCAGTTATCGGTGCGCTGATTGGCAGTTGGCTGCTGCAATATGACTTTACCGTTGTGTGCTGGGGCGGCGCTGTGCTGTTCGTGCTGGCGGCGGCCTTAAACGCCTGGCTGTTACCCGCCTATCGCATCTCGACCGTGCGTACGCCGATTTCAGAAGGCCTGCTGCGCGTCATTCGCGATCGACGCTTCCTGATTTATGTCCTGACGTTGACCGGCTACTACATGCTCGGCGTGCAAGTTCTGTTAATGCTCCCGATCATGGTCAATCAGATTGCGGGTACCCCTTCGGCAGTGAAATGGATGTATGCCATTGAAGCCACGCTATCGCTCAGTTTGCTCTATCCCATTGCACGCTGGAGTGAAAAACGCTTCCGTCTGGAACAGCGTCTGATGGCAGGGTTATTTATCATGACGCTCAGTCTGTTTCCCATCGGCATGACAACCACACTGCCGACGCTACTGATGCTTATCAGCCTGTTTTACATGGGATCAATTATCGCAGAGCCTGCCCGTGAAACATTAAGCGCGTCATTGGCTGATGCGCGTGCGCGCGGCAGTTACATGGGATTCAGCCGTCTGGGACTGGCACTGGGCGGCGCGCTGGGTTATAGCGGCGGCGGTTGGTTGTTTGATACCGGGCATCGGCTGCATATGCCCGAACTGCCGTGGTTTATGTTAGGCATTATCGGTTTACTCACCCTGGCGACCCTGTATTGGCAGTTCAATCTGCGCAAGATAGCGCCGGCGATGCTGGGAGAGCATTAA
- a CDS encoding Gfo/Idh/MocA family protein has protein sequence MNTAKTDAGRIRIGMVGLGSIAQKAYLPVLSQETHWTFAGVFSPDQQKMRTLCQQYRLSGYSSLEALASVCDAVMVHSSTASHYEVISTLLHLGIHVYVDKPLAETLPQAEALLALAERQGKTVMVGFNRRFAPGYLSLKSALLHPDSVRVEKHRADNVGPQPARFTLLDDYLHVVDTALWLAGEGATLQGGVVRNNTAGQLVFAEHLFSSPTCQVVTSMHRCTGSQRESVQMIGQGAIHHVDNLSDCWQECGGIITRSPAPSWQNILEQRGFVGAVHHFVDALERDIQPKTSGEQAILAQRVVESLLTSC, from the coding sequence ATGAATACAGCGAAAACGGATGCAGGGCGGATCCGCATCGGCATGGTTGGGCTTGGTTCGATTGCGCAAAAGGCCTATCTGCCGGTACTGAGCCAGGAAACACACTGGACGTTTGCCGGTGTTTTTTCACCGGATCAGCAAAAAATGCGCACGCTTTGCCAGCAATATCGCCTGTCAGGTTATTCGTCACTGGAGGCACTGGCGAGCGTATGTGATGCCGTGATGGTACACAGCAGCACCGCCAGCCACTACGAGGTTATCAGTACGTTACTGCATCTTGGCATTCATGTGTATGTCGATAAACCGTTGGCGGAAACGCTGCCGCAGGCTGAAGCGCTGTTAGCGTTAGCCGAGCGGCAGGGAAAAACCGTGATGGTCGGATTTAACCGCCGCTTCGCCCCGGGTTATCTCTCGCTGAAATCAGCGTTACTGCATCCGGATTCGGTTCGGGTGGAAAAACACCGGGCGGATAACGTGGGTCCGCAACCGGCGCGCTTCACCCTGTTGGATGATTACCTGCACGTGGTTGACACGGCATTGTGGCTGGCGGGTGAGGGCGCGACGTTGCAAGGTGGTGTCGTTCGCAACAATACAGCGGGACAGCTTGTTTTTGCTGAACATCTGTTTAGTTCTCCAACCTGTCAGGTTGTCACCAGCATGCATCGGTGCACGGGCAGTCAGCGCGAATCGGTCCAGATGATCGGACAGGGCGCCATTCACCACGTCGATAATCTCAGCGACTGCTGGCAGGAATGCGGTGGCATTATCACGCGATCCCCAGCACCGTCCTGGCAAAATATTTTGGAACAGCGCGGTTTTGTGGGGGCGGTTCACCATTTCGTTGACGCGCTGGAGAGAGATATTCAACCCAAAACATCAGGCGAACAGGCGATTCTGGCGCAGCGAGTGGTTGAATCACTGCTCACATCATGCTGA
- a CDS encoding antiterminator Q family protein, producing the protein MRDIQRVLERWGSWASQEGSHIDWSPVACGFKGILSHEKKPRPCCCDSDGLIVDAAVGMLKKNERNEELKFIMFHYLYNVSKSTISRWEKCSEGKVRNKLMIAETFIDACIIMSGSRLEMDEYTQKNEINPTLK; encoded by the coding sequence ATGCGTGATATTCAGAGAGTATTGGAGCGCTGGGGAAGCTGGGCATCACAGGAGGGGAGTCATATTGACTGGTCACCTGTCGCTTGCGGTTTCAAAGGAATATTGTCTCACGAGAAAAAGCCGAGACCCTGTTGTTGCGATTCAGATGGATTGATTGTGGATGCAGCCGTTGGCATGTTGAAAAAAAATGAACGTAATGAAGAGCTGAAATTTATCATGTTTCATTATCTGTATAATGTTTCTAAGTCAACCATATCGCGTTGGGAAAAGTGTTCTGAAGGGAAAGTGAGGAACAAGTTAATGATAGCTGAAACATTTATTGACGCTTGCATAATTATGAGTGGCTCCAGGTTGGAAATGGATGAATATACACAAAAAAATGAAATAAACCCTACGTTAAAATAA
- a CDS encoding DUF480 domain-containing protein codes for MKYQFDAKALRVVGCLLEKQVTTPEPYPMSLNGVVTACNQKTNREPVLELSESEVQQTLDVLVKKHVVRTLSGFGNRVMKYEHRFCNSEFGDLKFSSAEVALVTTLLLRGAQTPGELRTRAARLHDFADVDDVEQTLTLLQTREDGPFVVRLAREPGKREHRFMHLFGDDNAVVTATDSAQEPMDAAMPDLAQRVRVLEQDVDELKQQLAHLLSQRS; via the coding sequence ATGAAATATCAGTTTGATGCCAAAGCGTTGCGTGTAGTGGGTTGTTTATTGGAAAAACAGGTCACTACGCCAGAACCGTACCCCATGTCGTTGAATGGCGTGGTAACAGCCTGTAATCAGAAAACCAACCGCGAGCCGGTATTGGAACTCAGTGAGAGTGAGGTTCAACAAACGCTCGATGTGTTGGTTAAAAAGCACGTTGTCAGAACCCTCAGTGGCTTTGGTAATCGCGTGATGAAGTATGAGCACCGATTTTGCAACTCAGAGTTCGGCGATCTGAAGTTCTCCTCCGCAGAAGTGGCGTTGGTTACGACGCTGTTGCTGCGCGGTGCGCAAACGCCGGGTGAATTGCGCACTCGAGCGGCGCGCTTACATGACTTTGCGGATGTCGATGACGTTGAGCAGACGCTGACACTGCTACAAACGCGGGAGGATGGCCCCTTTGTGGTGCGTTTGGCGCGTGAGCCAGGTAAGCGGGAGCACCGTTTTATGCACCTGTTTGGCGATGATAACGCCGTTGTAACTGCCACTGACAGTGCGCAAGAACCCATGGACGCTGCCATGCCGGATCTCGCACAGCGTGTGCGTGTGTTGGAGCAGGATGTGGACGAATTGAAGCAGCAATTGGCGCACTTGCTGTCGCAGCGATCCTGA
- the murJ gene encoding murein biosynthesis integral membrane protein MurJ: MNLLKSLAAVSSMTMLSRILGFIRDAIVARVFGAGVATDAFFVAFKLPNLLRRVFAEGAFSQAFVPILAEYKSQQGDEATRTFLAYVSGMLTLVLALVTVAGMIAAPWVIMVTAPGFAATPDRFALTSALLRITFPYILLISLTSMVGSVLNTWNRFSVPAFAPTFLNISMIGFALFATPYFDPPVLALAWAVLLGGVLQLVYQLPHLKKIGMLVLPRFKWRHPGVGRVMKLMAPAILGVSVSQISLIINTIFASFLSEGAVSWMYYADRLMEFPSGVLGVALGTILLPSLAKSVASGDQEAYSHLMDWGLRLCFLLALPSAVALGILSKPLIVALFQYGKFSALDALMTQRALIAYAIGLMGLIVVKVLVPGFYSRQDIKTPVKIALVTLALTQVMNLIFIGPLQHAGLALSIGLASCLNAGLLYWQLRKQQLFQPRPGWGAFLTKLVIAVLAMSAVLIALLAWMPAWDIGGMTVRISRLMLVVVAGASTYFVMLALLGFRPRDFARRGM; the protein is encoded by the coding sequence ATGAACTTATTAAAATCATTGGCTGCGGTCAGTTCAATGACCATGCTATCGCGCATTTTGGGCTTTATCCGCGATGCCATTGTCGCACGGGTATTTGGTGCCGGCGTGGCGACAGACGCCTTCTTCGTCGCCTTTAAACTGCCGAATTTGCTGCGCCGTGTTTTTGCAGAGGGGGCCTTCTCGCAGGCATTTGTTCCGATATTGGCTGAATACAAAAGCCAGCAAGGGGATGAAGCAACGCGAACCTTTCTTGCCTATGTGTCAGGCATGTTGACGCTGGTCCTGGCGCTGGTGACCGTAGCGGGGATGATCGCCGCACCCTGGGTTATCATGGTAACGGCGCCAGGTTTTGCAGCCACGCCCGATCGGTTTGCACTGACATCGGCGCTGCTGCGCATCACCTTCCCGTATATTTTGCTGATATCGCTGACCTCGATGGTAGGGTCGGTATTAAACACATGGAACCGTTTCTCGGTTCCGGCGTTTGCGCCGACCTTTCTCAATATCAGCATGATCGGTTTTGCTTTGTTCGCTACACCCTATTTCGATCCGCCGGTATTAGCGCTGGCTTGGGCGGTGCTGCTGGGCGGGGTGCTGCAATTGGTTTACCAACTGCCTCATCTCAAGAAGATAGGGATGTTGGTCTTGCCGCGCTTTAAATGGCGCCACCCCGGCGTCGGGCGAGTGATGAAACTGATGGCTCCAGCGATTCTGGGCGTATCAGTGAGCCAAATCTCGTTGATCATTAACACGATATTTGCCTCTTTTCTCAGTGAAGGAGCGGTCTCCTGGATGTACTACGCTGACCGACTGATGGAGTTTCCGTCCGGTGTGCTGGGCGTCGCTTTAGGCACGATTTTGCTGCCTTCTCTGGCGAAAAGCGTCGCCAGCGGCGATCAGGAGGCCTATTCGCACCTGATGGATTGGGGGCTGCGTCTCTGCTTTCTGTTGGCGTTGCCAAGTGCAGTGGCATTGGGGATTTTGTCGAAGCCGTTGATTGTTGCACTGTTCCAGTATGGCAAGTTTAGTGCGCTGGATGCATTGATGACTCAGCGGGCGTTGATTGCCTACGCCATCGGATTAATGGGACTGATTGTCGTCAAAGTGTTGGTTCCGGGGTTCTATTCTCGACAGGATATCAAAACGCCGGTGAAAATTGCGTTGGTGACGTTGGCGCTGACGCAGGTCATGAACCTGATCTTTATCGGTCCGTTGCAGCATGCCGGGCTGGCACTTTCCATTGGATTGGCCTCTTGCCTGAATGCCGGACTGCTCTATTGGCAGTTGCGCAAACAGCAGCTTTTCCAACCACGTCCGGGGTGGGGCGCGTTTCTGACCAAACTGGTTATTGCCGTGCTGGCTATGTCGGCGGTATTGATTGCGTTGTTAGCGTGGATGCCTGCCTGGGACATTGGCGGCATGACCGTGCGGATTTCGCGCCTGATGCTGGTGGTGGTGGCTGGGGCGAGCACCTACTTTGTGATGCTTGCGCTGCTGGGCTTTCGTCCGCGCGATTTTGCGCGTCGCGGTATGTGA
- a CDS encoding VOC family protein — MLPPALQHDLARFERALLQLAETLSLDLSQFEADHIALRCNQNTTAAQWKETLLTLGVLISENQINGRPICLFSLNEKITLGPLNIDCIELPWPGQRFYPNEGWEHIELVLAGNPETLHARALACLSDSALASPHITLKFSQPGSDKERLPNPTLAVSDGTTTIKFHPYSIREVIASEQE; from the coding sequence ATGCTTCCTCCTGCGCTTCAACACGATTTGGCCCGTTTTGAGCGTGCGTTGTTACAGTTAGCGGAGACGCTGTCATTAGATTTGTCGCAATTCGAAGCCGATCATATTGCATTGCGCTGCAACCAAAATACGACAGCGGCGCAGTGGAAAGAAACATTATTAACGCTAGGGGTATTAATTTCTGAAAATCAAATTAACGGACGTCCTATTTGTCTTTTTTCGCTTAACGAAAAAATAACCCTAGGTCCGTTGAATATTGATTGTATTGAATTACCTTGGCCTGGTCAGCGTTTTTATCCCAATGAAGGTTGGGAGCACATTGAATTAGTGTTAGCGGGCAATCCAGAGACCTTGCATGCCCGCGCTCTGGCTTGTCTTTCCGATAGCGCGCTGGCCTCACCGCACATTACCCTAAAATTTAGTCAACCCGGCAGCGATAAAGAACGTTTGCCCAATCCCACGTTAGCCGTGAGCGATGGGACAACCACTATCAAGTTTCATCCGTATTCGATCCGTGAAGTCATCGCCAGCGAGCAGGAATAA
- a CDS encoding TorD/DmsD family molecular chaperone translates to MNEFSLVCRLLGTLFNRAPDDTVVTPLLTMIEQGKLKPNWPLNQDALLERMQQGVDIKAITADYHALFIEQGGAVSPWRSSYVENETEDAVRVFLQQRGMPLKEGAVDHFGALLLAASWLEDQAGEDENAAQLALFDEFLLPWSDRFLGKVESHATTAFYRTLALLTREALEALREDLVEEEDGEDVQESPDA, encoded by the coding sequence ATGAACGAATTCTCACTGGTATGCCGGCTGCTCGGTACGCTGTTTAATCGGGCTCCTGACGACACCGTGGTGACCCCGTTATTGACGATGATTGAGCAGGGTAAACTTAAGCCGAATTGGCCGCTTAATCAGGATGCTTTGTTGGAGCGCATGCAGCAGGGCGTTGATATCAAAGCAATAACTGCCGATTACCACGCGCTGTTTATTGAACAAGGCGGTGCAGTTTCCCCCTGGCGCTCTTCCTACGTCGAGAATGAGACAGAAGACGCTGTTCGCGTTTTTCTTCAACAGCGCGGCATGCCGCTCAAAGAGGGCGCCGTTGACCATTTTGGCGCGTTGTTGCTGGCCGCTTCATGGCTTGAAGATCAGGCTGGCGAAGATGAAAATGCCGCGCAGTTGGCCCTGTTTGACGAGTTTCTGCTGCCGTGGAGCGATCGGTTTCTTGGCAAAGTCGAAAGTCACGCCACCACGGCATTTTATCGCACGCTGGCACTGCTAACACGCGAGGCGCTGGAGGCATTACGAGAAGACTTGGTTGAAGAGGAGGACGGTGAGGACGTGCAGGAGAGTCCAGACGCGTGA
- a CDS encoding lipoprotein, with protein MKKSGIAAIAAVALTLLVSGCDRLTQYSLSEQDVNRYLQKHNDFKKQIGIPGVVDATIVLNDLSSQIGRAEPGKVTLSGHAKVDISSLLGAQSADAVLTLKAQPVFDKANSAIYLKEMELVDYQVTPEKMDTVFKTLTPYLNQALKNYFDQKPAYVLSDENSKTEALAKKLAKGIEVKPGQIAIQLTY; from the coding sequence ATGAAAAAATCAGGGATAGCCGCCATTGCCGCAGTGGCGCTGACGTTACTTGTTAGTGGCTGCGATCGGCTCACGCAATATTCGCTTAGCGAGCAAGATGTAAACCGTTATCTGCAAAAACACAATGATTTTAAAAAACAGATCGGCATTCCAGGCGTGGTTGATGCCACCATTGTGTTGAACGATCTCAGCAGCCAGATAGGGCGTGCCGAACCGGGCAAGGTCACGCTGTCTGGTCATGCCAAGGTGGATATCAGTTCGCTACTGGGTGCCCAGTCAGCGGATGCCGTGCTCACGCTGAAAGCACAACCGGTGTTTGATAAAGCGAACAGCGCCATTTACCTCAAAGAGATGGAGCTGGTGGATTATCAGGTGACGCCGGAGAAGATGGATACCGTGTTCAAAACGCTGACGCCCTATTTAAATCAGGCATTGAAGAACTATTTTGACCAGAAACCAGCCTATGTGCTGAGTGATGAAAATAGTAAAACCGAAGCCTTAGCCAAAAAACTGGCAAAAGGCATTGAGGTAAAACCCGGTCAAATTGCCATTCAGTTGACTTATTGA
- the argS gene encoding arginine--tRNA ligase, with amino-acid sequence MNIQALLSEQVSQALVAAGAPNGTDPQVRQSAKAQFGDYQANGVMAAAKKLGLAPRQLAETVVKHLALEGIVAKTEIAGPGFINLFLDPQWLAQQTERALNAPKLGITPVTQQTIVVDYSAPNVAKEMHVGHLRSTIIGDAAVRTLEFLGHKVIRANHVGDWGTQFGMLIAHLEDVQKDTSGELVLPDLEAFYREAKLRYDEDAAFAERARHYVVKLQGGDVYFRELWSKLVDVTMTQNQLTYDRLNVTLTKKDVMGESLYNAMLPEIVADLKAKGLAVESEGATVVFLDEFKNKEGEPMGVIVQKKDGGYLYTTTDIACAKYRYETLGANRVLYYIDSRQHQHLMQAWTIVRKAGYVPESVSLEHHMFGMMLGKDGKPFKTRAGGTIKLADLLDEAYERALTLIAGKNPDMDQDELRELARVVSIGAVKYADLSKSRTTDYVFDWDNMLAFEGNTAPYMQYAYTRVASIFKRANLDKAALTQPVVLNDGKETALATRLMQFEETITTVAREGTPHVMCAYLYDLAGLFSSFYEHCPILNADSDAVRQSRLKLALLTAETLKQGLGTLGIETVDKM; translated from the coding sequence GTGAATATTCAGGCTCTTCTTTCGGAACAAGTCAGCCAGGCATTGGTTGCAGCGGGTGCGCCCAACGGCACAGACCCGCAGGTGCGCCAGTCCGCCAAGGCTCAGTTTGGTGATTACCAGGCCAATGGTGTCATGGCGGCAGCGAAAAAACTTGGGCTTGCTCCGCGACAACTGGCAGAGACGGTAGTTAAGCATCTGGCATTGGAAGGCATTGTCGCTAAAACAGAGATTGCCGGTCCGGGGTTTATCAACCTGTTTCTGGATCCGCAGTGGTTGGCACAACAAACCGAACGGGCTTTGAACGCACCCAAATTGGGTATCACACCTGTCACACAGCAAACCATCGTGGTTGACTATTCTGCGCCCAACGTTGCAAAAGAAATGCACGTCGGCCACCTGCGCTCCACCATTATTGGTGATGCTGCGGTACGCACGCTTGAATTTCTCGGACACAAGGTTATCCGCGCCAACCACGTGGGTGACTGGGGAACACAGTTCGGCATGTTGATCGCTCATCTGGAAGATGTGCAGAAAGACACCTCCGGCGAGTTGGTATTACCCGATCTGGAAGCCTTCTACCGTGAAGCGAAACTCCGTTACGATGAAGATGCCGCCTTTGCTGAACGCGCCCGCCATTACGTGGTGAAATTACAGGGCGGCGACGTTTATTTCCGCGAACTGTGGAGCAAGCTGGTTGATGTCACCATGACGCAGAACCAGCTCACCTACGATCGTCTGAATGTCACCCTGACCAAAAAAGATGTAATGGGTGAAAGTCTCTATAACGCAATGCTGCCGGAGATTGTTGCCGATCTTAAGGCAAAAGGTCTGGCCGTTGAAAGTGAAGGGGCAACGGTGGTTTTCCTTGATGAGTTTAAAAACAAGGAAGGCGAACCGATGGGCGTCATCGTGCAAAAGAAAGATGGCGGCTATCTCTATACCACCACTGACATTGCCTGCGCCAAGTACCGGTATGAGACGCTGGGCGCCAATCGCGTTCTCTACTACATTGATTCCCGCCAGCACCAACATTTGATGCAAGCATGGACTATCGTGCGCAAAGCGGGCTATGTACCCGAATCAGTATCACTGGAACATCATATGTTCGGCATGATGCTGGGCAAAGATGGCAAACCGTTTAAAACCCGCGCGGGCGGCACCATCAAGCTGGCAGATCTGTTAGACGAAGCCTATGAGCGTGCATTAACGCTGATCGCAGGTAAAAACCCCGATATGGACCAAGACGAGTTGCGTGAGTTGGCGCGCGTCGTCTCCATCGGAGCAGTGAAATACGCGGATCTATCCAAAAGTCGCACCACTGACTACGTGTTTGACTGGGATAACATGCTTGCGTTTGAAGGGAATACAGCTCCCTATATGCAATATGCCTACACGCGAGTTGCCTCGATTTTCAAACGCGCCAATCTTGATAAAGCCGCTCTGACACAGCCTGTCGTACTGAATGATGGGAAAGAAACGGCGCTGGCAACCCGCCTGATGCAGTTTGAAGAAACCATCACTACCGTGGCACGCGAAGGGACTCCGCATGTGATGTGTGCCTACTTATACGATCTTGCAGGCTTATTCTCCAGTTTCTACGAGCATTGCCCGATTCTGAATGCCGACAGTGATGCTGTGCGTCAAAGCCGTCTGAAACTGGCCCTGTTAACCGCAGAAACGCTGAAACAAGGGTTAGGCACTCTGGGTATTGAAACCGTCGATAAAATGTAA
- a CDS encoding colicin E3-like toxin immunity protein, whose product MLISSYNIQHKEKSKNLNGGMMGVRVRIHWFDRGKTLSVGRECSADLGNDNTIFKSISLAVAHNVNNGNFPVEKHWVEKLQPLFFHWIDLEHYDYQVAFDYKDKWNINENSLRGRNVMTMQFISVDELAGIPLPYPLATPPAGWFICQGQVFDKTKYPKLAHCYPTGRLPDLRGEFIRGWDNARGADTGRLLLSEQGDAIRNITGKFANNGLAWSEGASSSVGEGTFTRLEGYLTSNNNVSSGGCHYTFDASKVVPTATENRPRNIAFNYIVRAI is encoded by the coding sequence TTGTTGATTTCATCCTATAACATTCAACATAAGGAAAAGAGTAAAAATTTAAATGGAGGAATGATGGGGGTCAGAGTTCGTATACATTGGTTTGATAGAGGGAAAACACTGAGTGTCGGTCGAGAGTGCTCAGCAGATTTAGGTAACGATAACACCATCTTTAAAAGCATTAGTCTTGCTGTGGCACATAATGTTAATAACGGTAACTTTCCGGTTGAGAAACATTGGGTGGAAAAATTGCAACCCTTATTTTTTCACTGGATAGACCTTGAACATTATGACTATCAAGTGGCTTTTGATTATAAAGATAAATGGAATATTAATGAAAATTCACTAAGAGGGAGGAACGTTATGACGATGCAATTTATTTCTGTTGATGAGTTGGCTGGCATACCATTGCCGTATCCATTGGCAACACCGCCAGCAGGGTGGTTCATTTGCCAGGGGCAGGTGTTTGATAAAACAAAATATCCAAAACTGGCGCATTGTTACCCCACTGGTAGGTTACCGGATTTACGCGGGGAATTTATTCGTGGTTGGGATAATGCGCGTGGGGCAGATACTGGGCGATTATTGTTAAGCGAACAAGGCGACGCCATCCGAAATATCACCGGGAAGTTTGCAAATAATGGATTGGCTTGGTCAGAGGGCGCGTCATCGTCGGTGGGGGAAGGCACATTTACTAGATTGGAGGGCTACCTCACTTCTAATAATAATGTTAGCTCCGGTGGTTGCCACTATACGTTCGACGCATCGAAGGTCGTGCCCACCGCAACTGAAAACCGTCCACGTAACATCGCATTTAACTACATTGTACGTGCCATATAG
- the rimJ gene encoding ribosomal protein S5-alanine N-acetyltransferase: MFGYRSTPARGYMTTDRLVVRLAHERDAWRLAEYYAENRDFLKPWEPVRDASHCYPSGWQARLSVINDMHKQGAAYYFLLLDPNENEVRGVANFSNVLRGSFHACYLGYSLGEKWQGQGMMYEALQPALRYMQRQQHMHRIMANYMPHNQRSGNLLTRLGFEREGYAKKYLLIDGTWQDHVLTALTNEQWTPQR; this comes from the coding sequence ATGTTTGGCTATCGTTCAACCCCGGCACGGGGATATATGACTACAGACAGGCTGGTCGTGCGTTTAGCCCACGAACGTGATGCCTGGCGTCTGGCGGAATACTATGCGGAGAATCGTGATTTTTTAAAACCCTGGGAGCCGGTGCGCGATGCCAGCCATTGTTATCCTTCCGGCTGGCAAGCGCGGCTTAGTGTGATCAATGACATGCATAAGCAAGGGGCTGCTTATTACTTCTTGCTGCTCGACCCGAATGAAAATGAGGTGCGGGGTGTTGCCAATTTCAGTAACGTCCTGCGTGGTTCCTTCCATGCGTGCTATCTGGGCTATTCGCTCGGCGAGAAATGGCAGGGGCAGGGCATGATGTATGAAGCATTACAGCCTGCGCTGCGCTATATGCAGCGCCAACAGCATATGCACCGTATCATGGCCAACTACATGCCGCACAATCAGCGCAGCGGTAATCTGCTGACGCGATTGGGCTTTGAACGTGAAGGCTATGCTAAAAAATACTTGTTAATCGATGGCACCTGGCAGGATCACGTACTGACTGCCTTGACGAATGAACAGTGGACGCCTCAGCGATAG
- the cutC gene encoding copper homeostasis protein CutC yields MSKLEVCCYSVDCALTAELAGADRIELCAGQREGGLTPSYGVLAEARSRVRLPVHPIVRPRGGDFCYSDSEFRTIQYDIQRIKEMGFPGVVVGVLDEEGHIDLPRMKVLMALCEGMAVTFHRAFDLCLNPHMALQQLTDLGVARVLTSGQQQQAENGLTLLRELIRASRGPIIMAGAGVRLTNLHKFQRSGIQELHSSAGHWLPSAMRFRKVGVSMCSDAESDLDEFSHYCVDGDIVAEMKRVLNAGCQTVPVP; encoded by the coding sequence ATGTCAAAGTTGGAAGTATGCTGTTACAGCGTTGATTGCGCACTCACGGCGGAACTGGCGGGAGCAGACAGGATTGAGCTCTGTGCTGGCCAGCGTGAAGGCGGTCTGACACCAAGCTATGGTGTTCTGGCCGAGGCGAGGAGCAGGGTGCGGCTACCGGTGCATCCTATTGTACGTCCGCGCGGTGGGGATTTCTGCTACAGCGACAGTGAGTTTCGCACCATTCAGTATGATATTCAGCGCATTAAAGAAATGGGTTTTCCCGGCGTAGTGGTTGGTGTGCTGGATGAAGAAGGGCATATCGATCTGCCGCGCATGAAAGTGTTGATGGCATTGTGTGAAGGGATGGCAGTGACATTTCATCGTGCCTTCGATCTGTGCCTCAATCCGCATATGGCGTTGCAACAGCTCACCGATTTGGGCGTGGCGCGCGTGTTGACATCCGGTCAGCAGCAGCAAGCTGAAAACGGATTAACATTATTGCGTGAACTAATTCGGGCAAGCCGTGGTCCAATCATTATGGCGGGAGCGGGCGTGCGTTTGACCAACCTGCATAAATTCCAGCGAAGCGGTATTCAGGAATTGCACAGTTCAGCCGGACACTGGCTGCCTTCGGCGATGCGGTTTCGCAAAGTGGGTGTCTCGATGTGTTCAGACGCGGAAAGCGATCTGGACGAATTCAGCCACTATTGCGTCGACGGCGACATCGTTGCTGAAATGAAGCGCGTGCTGAATGCGGGGTGCCAGACAGTCCCTGTCCCCTGA